A genomic segment from Malaclemys terrapin pileata isolate rMalTer1 chromosome 1, rMalTer1.hap1, whole genome shotgun sequence encodes:
- the LOC128841117 gene encoding prostaglandin-E(2) 9-reductase-like → MEVGYRYIDGAYFYEKEVGRAIREKITDGMVKRQEIFYPGKPWSTFNTPEMVLSALEKSLKHLQFDHIALCIIHTPLSLKTMEACKDTELVKSIGVSNFNIRQLEMILNKPGLKSLTSSSLRRT, encoded by the exons ATGGAAGTTGGCTATCGCTATATAGATGGAGCCTATTTCTATGAGAAGGAGGTTGGGCGAGCCATTCGAGAGAAGATTACAGATGGAATGGTCAAAAGACAGGAAATATTTTACCCAGGAAAG CCTTGGAGCACATTTAACACTCCTGAGATGGTCCTCTCAGCCCTGGAAAAGTCACTGAAGCACCTGCAGTTTGACCACATTGCCCTTTGTATTATTCATACACCCCTATCTTTAAAG ACTATGGAGGCATGTAAAGACACAGAGTTGGTGAAGTCCATTGGTGTGTCCAACTTCAACATCAGACAGCTGGAGATGATCCTGAACAAACCAGGGCTCAA GTCTTTGACTTCCAGCTCTCTGAGGAGGACATGA